The Candidatus Campbellbacteria bacterium genomic interval GACTTTCAAAGCTTGATGGTAGCAGACCAGAAAGAAGAAAGTTTCTTAGGTTTTTCATTTCAGGTGCAACAGAAGTTGATATAGACTCTGCGGGTAGGATACTTGTTCCAAGATTTCTACTTGAGTTTGCAGATTTGAAACAAAACAAAGAGGTTATAATCGCAGGTGTTCAAAGTCGTATTGAGTTGTGGAATGAAGAAAAATGGGAAGAATACAAAACAAAGATGGAAAACGACGAGGCACTTACTGATAACCTTGGAGAGATAGGCGCCCTATAAACATAATTTATGTTACGAGAGCAAGATACTCCGAAACATTATCCGGTTCTTTACAGAGAAATACTTGAGAGACTTGATATAAAAGAAAGCGATATTGTATTTGACGGCACTGTTGGGTTGGGTGGTCACGGACTACACATAATCAAACAGTTAGGGCAGAAAGGAGTTTATATCGGAACAGATGTTGATCCGATAAACTTGATTGAAGCAAAAGAGCGTTTAGGAGGTAGAGGCAAAGCCACATTACATCTTTTTGAGAGCAGTTACAAAGAAATTGATTCTATTCTTTCAAAAGCAGGTGTAACAAATATCAACAAAGCATTGCTTGACCTTGGCTTTAACGCAAAACAACTTGAATCAGGAAAGGGATTTTCATTCCAAAAAGATGAACCGCTGTTAATGACATACGGACATCCAGACAAGCATATCTTCACAGCAAAAGATATAGTGAATACTTGGAGTGAAGAAAACATCGCAGATATACTCTACCACTACGCAGACGAAAGGAGATCAAGAAAGATAGCAAGTGCGATAGTTGAAAGCAGAAGAGAAGCACAGATAGAAACAACAAAAGATCTTGTTAATATAATCTCAAAAGTCTGCAGAAGAAGTGGAAACATACACGAAGCGACAAGAACATTTCAAGCACTTAGGATAGCAACTAATGATGAAATAGGAACGCTTCGCAAAGGACTACCACTTATATGGGAGAAGTTAGAGAAAGAAGGAATGTTTGCCGTAATAAGTTTTCACAGCATAGAAGATCGTTTTGTAAAACAATTCTTCGCTGAAAAAAATAAACTGAAAGAGGCAACACTATTAACAAAAAAACCAATTGTTCCGTCACAAGATGAGCTGAAGGAAAACAAGAGGTCAAGGAGTGCAAAATTAAGAATAGCAATCAAAAAGTAATATGACACAGTATATAAGGACAAAAAGGATAAGGATCAAGATGCTACACATGTTTTTCCGTAATTCCTTTGCATTATCTGCAATGATGCTTATATCTGTAGGCATATTTTACGGAATTGCCTCGGTTTCTCCAGTGCATTTCGTGGCTCACACACAGGGCATAAAGATAAGAATAATAGAGGCGCAGAGGGTCCAATATGACCTTGAAAGAGAATATGCCTCTTTGATAAGGGATTTTACAGGGGCTGAGGGCGGAGAATATAGCGATTCTGGTGGAAAAGACACAATAGTGGTCTCAATAAAGGAGAAAGAGTTGGCATTGCAAGAATAGGAACAAGCAAGCTCTTTATATGAAAAATATAAGAATAAACATATTAATAGGCATTTTTACAACAATATCACTTGCTTCTATTGCTGATTTGTTCTTTATTCAGGTTTTAAAAGGTGAAGAATATAAAGAAAGGATAGCCAATAACTACATATTTGCTGATACTGATTTTTTAACAAGGGGAAGCATATTTTTTTCAGACAAAGACAACAAGCCAACAACTGCAGCCGTAGTGCATAACGGCTACACAGTAACTGTTGATTCCATCAAAGTGAAAGACCCAGAGTTTATATACGAAGAATTAAAGGATTACACAGATTTAGACAAAGATACTTTTTTGACACACAT includes:
- the mraZ gene encoding division/cell wall cluster transcriptional repressor MraZ, with product MLIGEYKHKMDEKFRVSLPSRFRKNLGNTIVLTRGLERCVFAYNLSRWKEITDRLSKLDGSRPERRKFLRFFISGATEVDIDSAGRILVPRFLLEFADLKQNKEVIIAGVQSRIELWNEEKWEEYKTKMENDEALTDNLGEIGAL
- the rsmH gene encoding 16S rRNA (cytosine(1402)-N(4))-methyltransferase RsmH, encoding MLREQDTPKHYPVLYREILERLDIKESDIVFDGTVGLGGHGLHIIKQLGQKGVYIGTDVDPINLIEAKERLGGRGKATLHLFESSYKEIDSILSKAGVTNINKALLDLGFNAKQLESGKGFSFQKDEPLLMTYGHPDKHIFTAKDIVNTWSEENIADILYHYADERRSRKIASAIVESRREAQIETTKDLVNIISKVCRRSGNIHEATRTFQALRIATNDEIGTLRKGLPLIWEKLEKEGMFAVISFHSIEDRFVKQFFAEKNKLKEATLLTKKPIVPSQDELKENKRSRSAKLRIAIKK